The following coding sequences are from one Phenylobacterium glaciei window:
- a CDS encoding low molecular weight phosphatase family protein: MATDPLAPPLPGAVLFACNFNRVRSPMAEALMKRALGDRVYVDSCGLKRDAADGVDPFVEAVMSELSVDLADHRPKTFDDLEDASFDLVVSLTPESQHRAVEMTRGRAAEIEYWPTFDPTLVDGSREARLAAYREVRDALAAHIAQRFPR, from the coding sequence ATGGCCACTGACCCGCTCGCCCCGCCGTTGCCCGGCGCGGTGCTCTTCGCCTGCAATTTCAACCGCGTGCGCTCGCCCATGGCCGAGGCGCTGATGAAGCGCGCCCTGGGCGACCGGGTCTATGTGGACAGCTGCGGGCTGAAGCGGGACGCGGCCGACGGGGTCGATCCCTTCGTCGAGGCGGTGATGTCCGAGCTCAGCGTCGATCTGGCTGATCATCGGCCCAAGACCTTCGATGACCTGGAGGACGCCTCCTTCGACCTGGTGGTCTCCCTGACGCCGGAGTCGCAACACCGGGCCGTGGAGATGACCCGGGGCCGGGCGGCCGAGATCGAGTACTGGCCGACTTTCGATCCCACCCTGGTGGATGGGTCGCGGGAGGCGCGGCTGGCGGCCTATCGCGAGGTGCGCGACGCGCTGGCCGCCCACATCGCCCAGCGGTTTCCGCGTTAG